In Vibrio sp. 10N, the following proteins share a genomic window:
- the rnr gene encoding ribonuclease R translates to MSKKPSDIKVDDPFAARESENYENPIPSREFISDFLESVNVPMNRNDLFEALGLSGEEQYEGLRRRLRAMERDGQLVFTRRQCYALPDKLEMIKGYVIGHKDGHGWVRPEGSMNKDNDVLLPHHQMRTLLHGDFVLVQPSGTDKRGRKEGRLVRVLEERKTQVVGRFFMEYGYAYVVADDSRISQDILIPNEHRGGARMGNVVVVEVTDRGSRSRGMMGQVVEVLGENMAPGMETQIAIRTHQIPHEWPEEVEKQVKQFGEFVPEEAKEGRVDLRELPLVTIDGEDARDFDDAVYCERKKSGGWRLWVAIADVSYYVRPNTPLDKEAIVRGNSVYFPSQVVPMLPEVLSNGLCSLNPQVDRLCMVCEMTISETGKLSGYKHYEAVMNSHARLTYNKVSDILEGSEELRERYSAVVPHLHELHNMYQVLKRARDNRGAIEFETVETKFIFNADRKIDRIEPVVRNDAHKIIEECMILANIASASLVEKAKEPSLYRVHETPGEERLQGFRDFLGELGLDLSGGLEPSPTDYAELIKKIGERQDKELIQTMLLRSMKQAVYNADNAGHFGLALKRYAHFTSPIRRYPDLLLHRAIKYLIAKQEGRNTDRWTPTGGYHYSFDDMDYYGEQCSMTERRADDATRDVADWLKCEYMQDHVGEELDGVIANVTGFGFFVRLTELHIDGLVHISSLANDYYQFDPIGQRLIGESFGAIYRLGDAVKVKVLSVNLDDKQIDFELVETSRKLRGKGKTAKKRMAEAEKKKAKAKQRVAEVRGKRSPKAAKPMVEATKRPDGQEEDVLPHKRKKSKATKSRSNKARQNKARGKAKKK, encoded by the coding sequence ATGTCGAAAAAGCCTAGCGATATAAAAGTAGACGACCCTTTTGCTGCAAGAGAGTCTGAGAACTACGAAAACCCCATCCCAAGCCGAGAGTTCATCTCTGACTTCCTAGAAAGCGTTAATGTCCCAATGAACAGAAACGATCTGTTTGAAGCCTTGGGTCTGTCTGGTGAAGAGCAGTATGAAGGCTTGCGTCGTCGACTGCGTGCGATGGAGCGTGACGGCCAGTTGGTGTTTACTCGACGTCAATGCTACGCCTTGCCAGACAAGCTCGAAATGATCAAAGGCTACGTCATTGGTCATAAAGATGGCCATGGCTGGGTTCGACCTGAAGGGAGCATGAATAAAGACAATGATGTGCTATTGCCACATCATCAAATGCGTACCTTGCTGCATGGTGACTTCGTATTGGTTCAGCCATCCGGTACCGATAAGCGAGGCCGCAAAGAAGGCCGATTAGTTCGCGTGCTTGAGGAACGTAAGACGCAGGTTGTTGGTCGTTTCTTCATGGAATACGGTTATGCCTATGTTGTGGCGGATGATTCCCGCATTAGCCAAGATATCCTGATCCCTAATGAGCACCGAGGCGGTGCACGTATGGGTAATGTGGTCGTGGTTGAAGTGACCGATCGCGGCAGTCGCTCCCGTGGCATGATGGGACAAGTGGTTGAAGTACTGGGTGAGAATATGGCGCCGGGTATGGAAACACAAATTGCTATTCGCACTCATCAAATTCCTCATGAGTGGCCTGAAGAAGTCGAAAAGCAAGTGAAGCAGTTCGGCGAGTTCGTGCCTGAAGAGGCTAAAGAAGGGCGTGTTGATCTACGTGAACTCCCGCTAGTCACTATCGATGGCGAAGACGCACGAGACTTTGATGATGCGGTTTACTGTGAACGCAAGAAAAGCGGTGGCTGGCGTTTGTGGGTAGCGATTGCAGATGTTAGCTACTATGTTCGTCCAAACACGCCACTCGACAAAGAAGCGATCGTACGTGGTAACTCAGTGTATTTCCCATCTCAGGTTGTGCCTATGCTTCCAGAGGTGCTGTCTAATGGTCTTTGTTCACTTAACCCACAAGTGGATCGCTTGTGTATGGTGTGTGAAATGACCATCTCTGAGACCGGTAAGCTGTCGGGCTATAAACACTACGAAGCGGTAATGAACTCTCACGCGCGCCTGACTTACAACAAGGTGAGCGACATTCTAGAAGGCAGCGAAGAGCTACGTGAGCGTTACAGCGCTGTGGTTCCTCATCTTCATGAGTTGCACAACATGTATCAAGTGCTCAAGCGTGCACGTGATAATCGTGGTGCGATTGAGTTTGAAACGGTTGAAACTAAGTTTATTTTCAATGCCGACCGTAAGATCGACCGCATCGAACCTGTGGTTCGCAATGATGCACACAAGATCATCGAAGAATGTATGATCCTGGCGAACATTGCTTCTGCTTCTTTGGTTGAGAAAGCTAAAGAGCCATCACTTTACCGAGTGCACGAAACTCCGGGTGAAGAGAGACTGCAAGGCTTTAGAGACTTCCTTGGTGAGCTAGGCCTAGATCTATCCGGCGGTCTTGAGCCGTCGCCGACCGATTATGCTGAGCTGATCAAAAAGATTGGTGAACGTCAGGATAAAGAGCTGATTCAAACTATGCTGCTGCGCTCTATGAAACAGGCAGTTTACAACGCAGATAACGCGGGGCACTTTGGCTTGGCGCTAAAACGCTACGCGCACTTTACCTCGCCAATTCGTCGTTATCCAGATTTGCTGCTGCACCGAGCAATCAAGTACCTCATTGCCAAACAAGAAGGTCGTAATACCGACCGCTGGACGCCAACCGGTGGTTACCACTACTCGTTTGACGATATGGATTACTACGGCGAGCAGTGTTCCATGACCGAGCGCCGCGCCGACGACGCAACTCGTGATGTGGCAGACTGGCTCAAGTGTGAGTACATGCAAGACCACGTAGGTGAAGAACTCGATGGCGTGATTGCCAATGTGACTGGCTTTGGCTTCTTTGTGCGTTTAACAGAACTGCACATCGATGGCCTAGTGCATATTTCGTCACTGGCGAACGACTACTATCAGTTTGACCCTATTGGTCAGAGACTTATCGGTGAAAGCTTTGGTGCGATTTACCGTTTAGGCGACGCCGTTAAAGTCAAAGTGCTGTCGGTTAACCTCGATGATAAGCAAATAGACTTTGAATTAGTCGAAACAAGTCGTAAGCTACGCGGCAAAGGAAAAACGGCGAAAAAACGCATGGCAGAAGCTGAGAAGAAAAAAGCCAAAGCCAAACAGCGTGTCGCAGAAGTCAGAGGCAAGCGCAGCCCGAAAGCCGCGAAGCCAATGGTCGAAGCCACCAAACGCCCAGATGGACAAGAAGAGGATGTACTTCCTCATAAACGTAAGAAGTCCAAAGCAACCAAATCTCGCAGCAATAAAGCGCGCCAAAACAAGGCTCGCGGCAAAGCGAAGAAGAAATAA
- the tusD gene encoding sulfurtransferase complex subunit TusD produces the protein MSALTYSLVVNGSVYGSQSARNAYQFANALIAKGHKLVSVFFYQDGVHNASRLTVPANDEFDLVAAWQSLAVEHSVRLETCVAASLRRGVLGSDEASQHQRDADNLGAGFEQAGLGSLASAMLTQDRVVQF, from the coding sequence TTGTCTGCACTGACCTATAGCCTAGTCGTCAACGGCTCAGTATATGGTAGCCAGTCCGCGCGCAATGCATACCAGTTTGCCAATGCGCTGATAGCAAAAGGACACAAACTGGTCAGCGTGTTCTTCTATCAAGACGGCGTCCACAACGCCTCTCGTTTGACCGTGCCAGCCAACGATGAATTTGATCTGGTTGCTGCATGGCAATCTCTTGCGGTTGAGCATAGTGTTCGTCTTGAAACGTGTGTCGCGGCTTCTTTGCGCCGTGGCGTATTGGGAAGCGATGAGGCATCGCAACATCAGCGCGATGCTGACAACCTTGGTGCAGGCTTTGAGCAAGCCGGTCTGGGTAGCCTAGCGAGCGCGATGCTTACACAAGATAGGGTGGTGCAGTTTTGA
- a CDS encoding helix-turn-helix transcriptional regulator, which translates to MTVTEITNPDELLEMESVDVAPFSEHDKIILQSYEAVVDGLASLIGPFCEIVLHSLESLNTSAVKIANGENTGRQVGSPITDLALKMLKDIEGSERNFSRSYFTRAKGGVLMKSITIAIRNGDNRVIGLLCINVNLDAPFSQILQSFMPTQEAKDAASSVNFASDVEELVDQTVERTIEDINADKSVSNNTKNRQIVMELYDKGIFDIKDAINRVADRLNISKHTVYLYIRQRKTEDE; encoded by the coding sequence ATGACTGTGACTGAAATTACCAACCCAGATGAGCTGCTCGAAATGGAGTCCGTCGATGTGGCGCCATTCAGTGAGCACGATAAAATCATCTTACAATCCTATGAAGCGGTAGTAGATGGGCTTGCGAGCTTGATCGGACCGTTTTGTGAAATCGTATTGCACTCACTAGAGTCGCTAAACACCTCGGCAGTGAAAATTGCTAACGGTGAAAACACCGGCCGTCAGGTAGGCTCACCTATCACGGATTTAGCGCTGAAAATGTTGAAAGACATCGAAGGCTCTGAGCGTAACTTCTCTCGCTCTTACTTTACCCGTGCCAAAGGTGGCGTGTTGATGAAGTCGATCACTATTGCTATTCGCAATGGTGACAATCGCGTGATTGGTCTGCTGTGTATCAACGTGAACCTTGATGCACCGTTCTCTCAGATCTTACAATCTTTCATGCCTACGCAAGAGGCAAAAGATGCCGCTTCATCGGTTAACTTTGCAAGTGATGTGGAAGAGCTAGTCGACCAAACCGTTGAGCGTACAATCGAAGACATCAATGCCGACAAGTCTGTGTCGAACAACACCAAGAACCGTCAGATTGTGATGGAGCTTTACGACAAAGGTATCTTTGATATCAAAGACGCGATCAACCGCGTAGCCGATAGACTGAATATCTCTAAGCATACGGTCTACCTCTATATTCGCCAGCGTAAGACTGAGGACGAGTAA
- the motX gene encoding flagellar protein MotX, which produces MSFVQWADVKYEEQEKVIKRHKLAALVCMALLGSVKSVQSKELGAPIPIYSEDELIGLIEENRHLARVKEDNCQLVEDIMARATRISLPSYEFLYGDMLAWGVCVPQDVDLGLYYMENAAHQGLPVALEQLGRYYSKGTFVQQDKERAIPYFREAASMGNIDARIQLAELLLRDYGSPLDYEDAYRWLYNSVTPDGRKHKRISMLRRGLEQRMPENIIARAKRRTAFW; this is translated from the coding sequence ATGAGTTTTGTACAGTGGGCAGACGTTAAGTATGAGGAGCAGGAAAAAGTGATTAAGCGACACAAACTGGCAGCACTTGTTTGCATGGCGCTACTTGGCTCTGTGAAATCAGTACAGAGTAAGGAGCTAGGTGCCCCGATCCCGATCTACTCAGAAGACGAACTGATTGGTTTGATCGAAGAGAACCGCCATCTTGCTCGCGTCAAAGAGGACAATTGTCAGCTTGTTGAAGATATCATGGCGCGTGCCACGCGCATCAGTCTGCCTTCTTATGAATTCCTCTATGGTGACATGTTGGCTTGGGGAGTATGTGTCCCTCAAGATGTGGATCTTGGTCTCTACTACATGGAAAATGCCGCTCATCAAGGCCTACCTGTTGCGCTTGAGCAATTGGGTCGATACTACTCAAAAGGTACCTTCGTACAGCAAGATAAAGAGCGTGCGATCCCATATTTCCGTGAAGCGGCCTCTATGGGCAACATCGACGCCCGCATCCAATTAGCCGAGCTTCTGCTGCGAGATTACGGCAGTCCACTAGACTACGAAGACGCCTATCGTTGGCTGTACAATTCGGTCACACCAGATGGTCGCAAACACAAGCGTATTTCCATGTTAAGACGCGGCCTTGAGCAGCGTATGCCGGAAAATATTATTGCTCGTGCCAAGCGTCGCACGGCATTTTGGTAA
- a CDS encoding WD40 repeat domain-containing protein has translation MRIISHSGLWLIVIGLLNGCLFSTESEQRWELALEGTTAIALSRDARFALLYSKQQHLQLWDLEQNKILSRLGIQDPDENIISLIRFSDNGRFAITATQTNFAIWDLAWSQSTGLWSVADGLIQDIALGNSGDEVLIGLSNGKAIFIDLVTGRRLEFLAHVEKVNSVALSPNGKYALSGGNDHNGYFWSTESGQILQRFEHLQRVGTVELQRDGRYALTSDTGNDAIIWDLQTGDKVSELSTWTRQLIFSSARFSDDGKLLVTGSPSSRLMVWNTETGKRLEGYEVELLKDVRPPRGVVYDAAFESNQRVLSASSAGVIQAWKISE, from the coding sequence ATGCGAATAATATCTCATTCTGGGCTGTGGCTAATTGTCATCGGCTTGTTAAATGGCTGCTTATTCTCCACCGAGTCTGAGCAGCGCTGGGAACTTGCTCTTGAGGGCACAACCGCCATAGCGCTTAGCCGTGACGCCCGATTTGCTTTGCTTTATTCCAAGCAGCAACACCTTCAGCTTTGGGATCTCGAGCAAAATAAAATCCTATCTCGCTTGGGTATTCAAGATCCCGACGAGAACATCATTTCCCTTATCCGCTTTAGCGATAATGGCCGCTTCGCCATCACCGCAACCCAAACCAACTTTGCGATTTGGGATTTGGCTTGGTCACAATCAACCGGTCTTTGGTCTGTCGCTGACGGGCTTATCCAAGATATTGCCCTAGGTAACAGCGGAGACGAAGTATTAATCGGCCTTAGCAACGGTAAAGCAATATTCATCGATTTAGTCACTGGAAGGCGGCTAGAGTTCCTTGCTCACGTTGAAAAAGTTAATTCTGTTGCTTTATCCCCAAATGGGAAATACGCCCTTTCAGGAGGAAATGATCATAATGGCTATTTTTGGAGTACCGAGTCTGGACAAATCTTGCAAAGGTTTGAGCATTTACAACGAGTCGGTACCGTTGAGCTGCAGCGCGATGGCCGCTATGCCCTAACTTCGGATACCGGCAATGATGCCATCATTTGGGATTTACAAACCGGCGATAAAGTCAGTGAGTTAAGTACCTGGACCCGTCAGCTTATTTTCTCTTCAGCACGATTTTCTGATGATGGTAAGCTACTCGTCACCGGCTCCCCTTCCTCTCGACTCATGGTGTGGAACACCGAAACGGGTAAGCGATTGGAAGGCTACGAAGTGGAACTACTAAAAGATGTTCGCCCACCACGGGGAGTAGTGTATGATGCCGCCTTTGAGAGCAACCAGCGCGTGCTTTCTGCCTCGTCAGCTGGCGTCATCCAAGCTTGGAAAATTAGTGAGTGA
- a CDS encoding IS4 family transposase: MSIQNFFADFLEENPVDVAQLTTFSEHIPDEWVAKAASLSDKATIRRRRLPSDMVLWLIVGMAFFRNEPIAEVARRMNVCADGLADEELLAKSALTQARQRLGKAAPEWLFKQCGKTWGLERYPDDTWQGLQVFAVDGALFRTADTPELREHFGSGNTSSNRQTPHPVLRVVTMMNVRSHVIVDAAISPYRRGEIPLAMPFINALPDNSVTLLDKGFYGADLLLSLHNSGINRHWLLPAKKGVKYTLLDDKESSDMLVEMKTSPQARKKNPNLPEKWTVRAVTYEVQGKSKTVFTSLPRDKYDAQSVAELYHERWEIELGYRDIKSSMQHNALVLRSKTVDLVYQELWGLLLGYNLVRREASQAAVEHGRLPNEISFKYACQFIASQLKVMSKAVSLGNTPKRLKSLRGDLSILFIDKRPKPNRPRAVKISKTRYPVNRNAAPLK, encoded by the coding sequence ATGTCTATTCAAAACTTCTTTGCCGACTTCCTCGAAGAAAACCCTGTCGATGTAGCTCAGCTCACCACATTCTCTGAACATATTCCTGATGAGTGGGTCGCTAAAGCAGCCTCTCTGTCTGATAAAGCGACAATCCGTCGACGCCGACTACCGAGTGATATGGTTTTGTGGTTAATTGTTGGTATGGCTTTTTTCCGTAATGAACCCATTGCCGAAGTCGCACGGAGAATGAACGTCTGTGCTGATGGCCTTGCTGATGAAGAACTGTTGGCAAAGAGCGCTTTAACCCAAGCAAGACAGCGCTTAGGTAAAGCAGCACCAGAATGGCTGTTTAAGCAATGCGGAAAAACATGGGGGCTTGAGCGATACCCTGATGATACTTGGCAAGGCCTACAGGTTTTTGCTGTAGATGGTGCTCTTTTTAGAACAGCTGACACACCCGAATTAAGAGAACATTTTGGCTCTGGTAATACGTCTAGCAACAGGCAAACACCTCATCCAGTATTGAGGGTTGTGACAATGATGAATGTTCGCTCTCATGTCATCGTTGATGCAGCGATAAGCCCGTATCGCCGAGGTGAAATCCCTCTAGCGATGCCCTTCATCAACGCTTTACCAGACAACTCTGTGACATTACTGGATAAAGGGTTTTATGGAGCAGATTTACTACTTTCTCTTCACAACAGTGGAATAAATAGACATTGGCTTCTCCCTGCAAAGAAAGGAGTCAAATATACCCTACTGGACGATAAAGAAAGCAGTGACATGCTAGTAGAGATGAAGACCTCTCCACAGGCTCGTAAGAAGAACCCTAATCTTCCTGAGAAATGGACAGTCAGGGCGGTCACTTACGAGGTCCAAGGTAAATCCAAGACGGTGTTTACCTCTCTTCCTAGAGACAAGTATGACGCTCAATCCGTGGCAGAGCTTTATCATGAAAGGTGGGAGATAGAATTAGGTTATCGTGATATCAAGAGTTCGATGCAACATAACGCTTTAGTGTTGAGAAGCAAAACAGTCGATCTCGTCTATCAAGAGCTATGGGGACTGCTACTTGGTTATAACTTGGTGAGACGAGAAGCTAGTCAAGCCGCAGTTGAACACGGGCGCTTACCTAATGAAATAAGTTTTAAGTATGCTTGCCAATTTATAGCCAGCCAGCTCAAAGTGATGAGTAAAGCGGTATCCTTAGGTAACACGCCGAAACGCTTAAAGAGCCTTCGAGGCGACCTATCCATCCTCTTTATAGACAAACGCCCTAAGCCAAATCGGCCTAGGGCGGTAAAAATATCAAAAACCCGATACCCTGTTAATCGCAACGCAGCTCCTCTTAAATGA
- the rlmB gene encoding 23S rRNA (guanosine(2251)-2'-O)-methyltransferase RlmB, translating to MSNEFIYGIHAIKAVLEKDPVRFVEAYVLKGRQDDRLMPLLNELNQIGVSIQQMNRKTLDDKASGANHQGIIAKVKPAKQLNENDLDDVLAQHEQPLLLILDGVTDPHNLGACLRNADAAGVAAVIVPKDRSAPMTATVSKVACGAAETVPLIRVTNLARTMRALQEKGIWIVGTAGEATHDIYQAKLSGSLAVVMGAEGDGMRRLTRETCDDLIKIPMAGAVSSLNVSVASGICLFEAVRQRAL from the coding sequence ATGAGTAATGAATTTATTTACGGTATCCACGCGATTAAAGCCGTTCTTGAAAAAGACCCAGTGCGCTTTGTGGAAGCCTATGTACTAAAAGGGCGTCAAGACGATCGCTTGATGCCGCTGCTGAACGAACTTAACCAAATTGGTGTGTCGATTCAGCAGATGAACCGCAAAACACTAGATGACAAAGCCAGCGGCGCTAACCACCAAGGCATCATCGCTAAGGTAAAACCGGCCAAGCAGCTTAATGAAAACGATCTTGATGATGTACTAGCGCAGCATGAACAGCCGCTACTGCTTATTCTTGATGGTGTTACCGATCCGCATAACCTTGGCGCTTGCTTGCGTAATGCAGATGCGGCGGGTGTGGCGGCGGTTATCGTACCTAAAGATCGCTCTGCACCAATGACTGCAACGGTAAGTAAGGTAGCGTGTGGAGCAGCAGAGACAGTGCCCCTTATCCGTGTGACCAACTTGGCGCGTACCATGCGTGCGCTGCAAGAGAAGGGCATCTGGATTGTAGGTACAGCAGGTGAAGCGACGCACGATATCTATCAAGCGAAGCTGTCTGGCTCTCTTGCGGTAGTCATGGGGGCAGAAGGTGACGGTATGCGTCGTCTAACGCGTGAAACCTGTGATGACCTAATCAAGATCCCAATGGCGGGTGCGGTATCGAGCCTGAATGTGTCAGTGGCATCGGGTATCTGCCTATTTGAAGCGGTTCGTCAACGCGCGCTTTAA
- a CDS encoding adenylosuccinate synthase, with the protein MGNNVVVLGTQWGDEGKGKIVDLLTEDAKYVVRYQGGHNAGHTLVIDGEKTVLHLIPSGILRDNIKCVIGNGVVLSPEALIKEMKPLEERGIPVRERLFVSEACPLILPYHIAIDQAREIARGKKAIGTTGRGIGPAYEDKVARRGLRVGDLFDKEVFAEKLKEVMEFHNFQLEHFYKADTVSYEEVLEQCMGYADLLTSMVIDVTDELDAARKRGDKIMFEGAQGTLLDIDHGTYPYVTSSNTTAGGVAAGSGFGPRHIGYILGITKAYCTRVGSGPFPTELYDGVDKQDPIGKHLGTVGHEFGATTGRLRRTGWFDAVAMRRAIQINSISGFCLTKLDVLDGLEELKICTGYKMKDGSILEVSPMAAESFEQATPIYETMPGWSETTFGATSIEQLPQAALDYIKRIEDLTGVPVDIISTGPDRNETIIKVHPFES; encoded by the coding sequence ATGGGAAATAACGTAGTCGTTCTGGGCACCCAATGGGGTGACGAAGGTAAAGGTAAAATCGTAGACCTTTTAACTGAAGATGCAAAATACGTGGTTCGCTACCAAGGCGGTCACAATGCAGGCCACACTCTAGTCATTGACGGTGAAAAAACCGTTCTTCATTTGATTCCATCAGGTATTCTTCGCGACAACATCAAGTGCGTTATCGGTAACGGTGTTGTTCTTTCTCCTGAAGCTCTAATTAAAGAAATGAAGCCTCTAGAAGAGCGCGGCATTCCAGTACGTGAACGTCTTTTCGTTTCTGAAGCTTGTCCTCTAATTCTTCCTTACCACATCGCTATCGACCAAGCGCGTGAAATCGCTCGTGGCAAGAAAGCGATTGGTACAACCGGTCGTGGCATCGGTCCAGCGTACGAAGATAAAGTAGCGCGTCGCGGTCTACGCGTTGGTGACCTATTTGACAAAGAAGTCTTTGCAGAGAAGCTAAAAGAAGTAATGGAATTCCATAACTTCCAACTAGAGCACTTCTACAAAGCTGACACCGTTAGCTACGAAGAAGTACTAGAGCAATGCATGGGTTATGCAGATCTACTAACTTCAATGGTTATCGATGTAACTGACGAACTTGACGCAGCACGCAAGCGTGGCGACAAGATCATGTTTGAAGGCGCTCAAGGTACACTGCTTGATATCGACCACGGTACTTACCCGTACGTAACCTCTTCTAACACAACAGCAGGTGGTGTTGCAGCAGGTTCTGGTTTTGGTCCTCGTCACATTGGTTACATCCTTGGTATCACTAAGGCGTACTGTACTCGCGTAGGTTCAGGTCCATTCCCGACAGAACTTTACGACGGTGTAGACAAGCAAGACCCAATTGGTAAGCACCTAGGTACTGTTGGCCACGAGTTCGGCGCAACAACTGGTCGTCTACGTCGTACTGGTTGGTTCGATGCTGTGGCAATGCGCCGTGCAATCCAAATCAACTCAATCTCTGGTTTCTGTCTAACTAAGCTAGACGTACTAGACGGTCTGGAAGAGCTAAAAATCTGTACTGGTTACAAGATGAAAGACGGCTCTATCCTAGAAGTATCGCCAATGGCTGCTGAGTCATTTGAACAAGCGACACCTATTTACGAAACAATGCCAGGTTGGTCTGAGACTACATTTGGTGCAACGTCTATTGAGCAGCTTCCTCAAGCAGCACTAGACTACATCAAGCGCATTGAAGATCTAACGGGTGTACCAGTAGACATCATTTCTACCGGTCCTGACCGTAACGAGACAATCATTAAGGTTCACCCATTCGAATCTTAA
- the tusB gene encoding sulfurtransferase complex subunit TusB, with protein MLHIIKSEVGFQQAKAYLKKGDDVLFVESACYLAMSVDTTQEWQCYFLEQDMDARGLVKEGKESLQVTDFKGFVELTEHHIASTTWD; from the coding sequence ATGCTGCACATTATTAAAAGCGAAGTAGGCTTCCAACAGGCCAAGGCATACCTAAAAAAAGGGGATGACGTCCTTTTTGTCGAGAGTGCGTGTTACCTGGCAATGAGTGTTGATACGACTCAAGAGTGGCAGTGCTACTTTCTAGAACAAGATATGGACGCGCGTGGCTTAGTGAAAGAGGGTAAGGAGTCTTTGCAAGTGACCGATTTTAAAGGCTTTGTAGAGCTAACTGAACATCACATCGCCAGCACAACTTGGGACTAA
- a CDS encoding SlyX family protein produces the protein MSNKEIQALEERINDMECKMAFQEQTIEELNDALTQQQLLISKMQDQMKYVVGKVKNMDTSNLADPSEETPPPHY, from the coding sequence ATGAGTAATAAAGAGATTCAAGCTCTCGAAGAGAGAATTAATGATATGGAGTGCAAAATGGCATTCCAAGAGCAGACCATCGAAGAGCTTAATGATGCGCTGACTCAACAACAGCTGCTTATCAGCAAGATGCAAGATCAGATGAAATATGTAGTTGGCAAAGTGAAAAACATGGATACCTCAAACTTGGCGGATCCATCGGAAGAGACACCGCCTCCCCACTATTAA
- the fkpA gene encoding FKBP-type peptidyl-prolyl cis-trans isomerase, with amino-acid sequence MKSLFKVSLLAATVMLAVGCQKEEEPKVEPAAQEQVQAETGKAVHFKTEDDKAAYAIGVSFANYLSTSIEKPAEFGIELKKELVLKGIEQAFAGNAELSEEEIRAALEGLDKRVAETMQKQAAEKAAAAMKAGEEFRTEFAKQEGVTATESGLLYQVETEGTGAQPKDTDTVQVHYKGTLIDGTQFDSSYDRGEPATFPLNRVIPGWTEGVQLMKVGSKYKFVIPPELAYGEQDTPTIPANSTLVFEVELLKIEGDDTQATQ; translated from the coding sequence ATGAAATCACTATTTAAAGTGTCGCTGCTTGCTGCGACAGTTATGTTGGCAGTCGGTTGTCAAAAAGAAGAAGAACCAAAAGTAGAGCCAGCAGCGCAAGAGCAAGTTCAAGCTGAGACAGGCAAAGCGGTTCACTTTAAAACAGAAGATGACAAAGCAGCTTACGCGATTGGTGTCTCTTTCGCGAACTACCTAAGCACAAGCATCGAGAAGCCAGCTGAGTTCGGTATCGAACTTAAAAAAGAGTTGGTACTAAAAGGTATCGAACAAGCGTTTGCGGGTAATGCAGAGCTAAGCGAAGAAGAGATCCGTGCGGCGCTTGAGGGTCTAGACAAGCGCGTTGCTGAAACCATGCAAAAGCAAGCGGCTGAAAAAGCGGCGGCAGCTATGAAGGCGGGTGAAGAGTTCCGTACAGAGTTTGCTAAGCAAGAAGGTGTCACTGCAACAGAATCTGGTCTTCTTTACCAAGTTGAGACTGAAGGTACTGGCGCACAACCAAAAGACACTGACACTGTTCAAGTTCACTACAAGGGTACGTTAATCGACGGTACTCAGTTCGACAGCTCTTACGATCGTGGTGAACCAGCGACGTTCCCACTGAATCGTGTTATTCCAGGTTGGACTGAAGGTGTTCAGCTAATGAAAGTGGGTTCTAAGTACAAGTTTGTGATCCCGCCAGAGCTAGCATACGGTGAGCAAGACACTCCAACCATTCCAGCAAACTCAACATTGGTATTCGAAGTTGAGCTACTGAAAATTGAAGGTGATGACACTCAAGCCACTCAGTAA
- the tusC gene encoding sulfurtransferase complex subunit TusC, whose translation MTTLAFVFNSLPHASAAGREGLDALLATSAFTEDIKVFFVGDGVNQLRKGQQTQSILSRDYISAFKLMDLYDIEQVFICEQSLQRYHLTEEELLISAQTLPAAAIADELNQCHKVLTF comes from the coding sequence TTGACAACGTTAGCCTTTGTATTTAACTCACTACCGCATGCGAGTGCAGCAGGTCGAGAAGGACTCGATGCGCTGCTTGCCACGTCAGCGTTCACTGAGGACATCAAAGTGTTCTTTGTCGGCGATGGTGTAAATCAGCTGCGCAAAGGGCAACAGACTCAGTCGATTCTATCGAGAGACTACATCAGTGCATTCAAACTGATGGACCTTTACGACATAGAGCAAGTGTTTATCTGTGAGCAAAGCCTGCAGCGTTATCACTTAACGGAAGAAGAGCTGCTCATCTCTGCTCAAACTCTTCCAGCGGCGGCTATTGCCGATGAACTCAACCAGTGTCATAAAGTATTAACCTTCTAG